Part of the Eubacterium sp. 1001713B170207_170306_E7 genome, TCCATGCTTTACTACAAGGGCATGTACAAAGATTTTGACGCAAAGAGTATTTTACTCAAGCTCTACACAGGTAAAGCCTGGGCCTGGGTCAAGCACCGCACTACCGGCAGACCCTTTCCGGAAAACGCCGAGTGCATGAGCCCGACCATTGTCATAAAAAAGAAAAAAGTCATGCTCCACATCCCGGTCAAAGAGACTGTGGAGGATGGCCGGACCGCCAAAGAGCGGGTAAAACAGCACGAAAGCTTTGTCGCTGTGGCCCTTACCACTTCCGATGCTCTTGCCGTTTGTACCACCATGCAAGCTGACGGTAGCGCCAGCCACCCTTATTTTATCAAGGGCGGAAAAGAACTGGCACACCGTAGGAAGCAGCTTCTGGGATATATCAAACGCAGCAGTGCCGGGAAGGATATGACGCACACCGTAGGGAACGAGGCCCCCAGGCTTATGACACAACCTGTAGGTAACGACGCCCTCGTCGTTTCGCAAGGGAATCGCCCAAACGCCAAATACTACGAAAAAATCACCCGCGTTACCGACCATTATGCCCATGAGGTTTCAAGGAAAATCGTTGACTACGCTGTCCGCCAGGGCGCGAAAATCATCGTTATGCCCGGCTACAGCAACAGCTTCACCAAAGGCACACTGCCATACCTTAAAACAAACGTCATGGACTTCATTGGCCGCCGGATCATCCGCTACACCAGCTATAAAGCATGGCAGGCCGGCATTGTCGTCACCTTTAACCGCGTGGGGAACGCCAAAAAAGAATGTTGCCACTGCGGCAGCGTGATTTATAAATACAATACCGAATATCAGCCGCCCAGCCAGAACTTCTACGGCGGAAAAAACTTCCGGTGTAAGGAAGGCCATAAAGGCAGCACAGCCCTGAACACCGCCAGAAATATCGGTAAAAGTTTTTATGGCGCTTTTTATGAAAAGGCGGGTTGATGGTCTTATCTGTATAAATAGATGAGTAATGTTTTAATAATGAAATTTAGTTGTTGTTTAAAGCCTGTGGAGAAATCTAGAGGTGTGACTGTTGTCTATAGGGCGATGGCTACAGGCATAGCACCGCCTGATTTTGCTTCGCGTCGCATTGTGGTTGTTTTCTTCATTAATATATAGAACATAACTGCAATGCGATGACAGTAAAAAACAAAGCATCATTCAAATAAATCAGATAAACCCTAATCCAATGATGAGCGTGCTACGAGTTTTAAATAAAAATAATCATGTAATGTAGGGAACGCTGCCCCCAGCGTTCCAAAAAGAGGAACCATTTATGAAAATATTAGTCACCGGCGGCGCCGGCTATATCGGCAGCCATGCCGTCGTCCAGCTCATAGACCAAGGCTATGAAGTGGTCGTGGTCGACAATCTATCCACCGGCCACCGCTGGGCCATTGACGAAAGAGCCCGGTTTGTAAAAGGCGATATCCGAGATCATCCCCTTATGGATGGCCTCTTTCAGCAAGAGAAGATCGAAGCCGTCATGCAGTTTGCCGCTGATATCGTCGTGGCAGAGAGCGAAAACGATCCGCTTAAATATTATGATAATAATGTTTATGGTACTGTTGCATTACTACAGTCCATGCTGAAGAACAACGTGAAAAACATCATCTTTTCATCTACCGCCGCCGTCTATGGCAATACCGAAGCCGTGCCTGTCACCGAGGACATTCCGGTAGCACCCATCAGCCCTTATGGGCGAACCAAAGTCTTTGTGGAGCAGATTCTAGAAGACTGCCACAAAGCCTATGGGCTGAACTACTGCGTGTTCCGTTACTTCAATGTCTCCGGTGCCCATGAAAAATACCCCATCGGCCAGGCCATCAAGCATAACACTGCATTGATCCCGATTATATTAGAAGTCGCCGCAGGCGAACGGGAAAGCATCCAAGTCTTTGGCGATGACTATGCCACCAAAGACGGCACCGGCATAAGAGATTTTATCCATGTAGTCGATCTGGTCGACGCTCATATTTTAGGATTAAAGAAACTTTTTAAAAATGAAAGCGCCATCTATAACCTTGGCAACGGCCAGGGTTTCACCGTCATGGAAATGATCGAAGCCGGCAGAAAAGTCACCGGACATCCTGTGCCAGCCATTATAGCAAAGCGTCGTCCGGGGGATATTGCCATCTCCATTGCCAGCAGTGACAAAACAAAACAAGAGCTTGGCTGGGAAACAAAATACCCAGAAGTTGAAAAAATTATCGAGACCGCATGGAAGTTTAAACAGAGCAAAAATAATGATAAAGAATAAAACAAAAGGTAGATTATTAAAAAACAGATCTCAAAATAAAATAAGAACATTTGAAACCTGCGTGCTCTGCGGAAAGCAAACCTATATCTCCGTCAATGTACCCATTACCGCAAGACAGGGATATATCGAAGGCGTTGGCCAGCTTTGTGCAGAATGTAACCATAAAATAAAAAAAGACAATTAAGCAAAGAGGAAAGGGAAAAGAAGTGATCTATCAAAAATACATCAAGCGATTACTCGATATAACAATATCCGGTGTAGGTATCGTCATCACCTCGCCCTTTCTTGGGGTTATTGCACTCATTATAAAAACCACCTCTAAAGGGCCGGTCTTGTTTAAGCAGCAACGCTACGGCAGACACCAAAAGCCCTTTGTCTGTTATAAGTTCAGGAGCATGTACATTACAGCCCCAAAGGATATGCCCACCTGGAAGCTGGAAAACCCTGAAGCGCATATTACACCCGTGGGCAAATTCCTTAGAAAAACCAGTATGGACGAACTGCCGCAGCTTTTTAACATTTTCAAAGGTGAAATGAGCTTGATCGGCCCGCGCCCCGTAGTACTCAAAGAGAAAAAGCTCATCGAAGCCAGAGAGAAAGTAGGCGCCAATGATGTACGCCCAGGGCTTACCGGCTGGGCGCAGATCAATGGGAGAGATTTGGTGGGGACAGAAGAAAAGGCAGAGCTTGATGGACGCTATGTCAAGCGAATGAGCTTTTTGGTGGATTGTAAAGTGTTTTTAAAAACAATTATTTATGTTTTA contains:
- the galE gene encoding UDP-glucose 4-epimerase GalE; the protein is MKILVTGGAGYIGSHAVVQLIDQGYEVVVVDNLSTGHRWAIDERARFVKGDIRDHPLMDGLFQQEKIEAVMQFAADIVVAESENDPLKYYDNNVYGTVALLQSMLKNNVKNIIFSSTAAVYGNTEAVPVTEDIPVAPISPYGRTKVFVEQILEDCHKAYGLNYCVFRYFNVSGAHEKYPIGQAIKHNTALIPIILEVAAGERESIQVFGDDYATKDGTGIRDFIHVVDLVDAHILGLKKLFKNESAIYNLGNGQGFTVMEMIEAGRKVTGHPVPAIIAKRRPGDIAISIASSDKTKQELGWETKYPEVEKIIETAWKFKQSKNNDKE
- a CDS encoding sugar transferase, yielding MIYQKYIKRLLDITISGVGIVITSPFLGVIALIIKTTSKGPVLFKQQRYGRHQKPFVCYKFRSMYITAPKDMPTWKLENPEAHITPVGKFLRKTSMDELPQLFNIFKGEMSLIGPRPVVLKEKKLIEAREKVGANDVRPGLTGWAQINGRDLVGTEEKAELDGRYVKRMSFLVDCKVFLKTIIYVLKTEDVQEGKQEDIKKDHICEYEKLNKEESTHNMPQ